The region TCTGTTTACCCCCAAGGGCAGGGTCAAGGTCACGTTTAATGAGAACACTCACTCAGCTTATACATACATGACTGCCCCTGTCTGTACGTAACAATACGAATCTATACTGCATTGCTAAACTGTGATACATGCAAAAGACAATGTACAGTCAACAAACCAATCTCCAACAGGGTGATAAGGACCTCCTTGACATGAAGCTTACTATACATTAACATGCTTATATACAccaattaaacaaacaaatgaacagaATTAAGTATTCAAGACTACATGTAATAAGAGAAGTACATCAGAAACAAGTATACTTATTTTCCTGTTTGTAACAGGATGAACTGACCTTTTAATCTAGCTCAATATATAATCAGTTTCCAACTCCACCTTACCAGTGTTGTCCAACAGTATGACCATGTTGTTCCACGCCAGGCTGTGGTCAGGCTTCAGCATGGTGGCGTTTCTCCAGGCATTTAGTGCGTCAATGCTGCGGTTCAGGTCTGCAtactagagaaaaaaaaaaaacaagcaccccaaaaaaaaaaataaaagtctcatactttacagtcattttttttgtagaaaaGGAGAAGGGGCAGAAATGATGTAGGTGAGATTCAAAATTGTATTGTCAACATAAGCAACAAGGCTCAACATGAATCTGAAGCATGTTCATTAACCACTAGTCCACATCTTTGATAAAACTGCTCTGAAGTTGATAATTCGTGGAGTTCAGGAATCAAATCTTCATTAACACAAAAATAGCATGTCATTACACATCAAATTGGCAATATTTAGAGCGGAATAGCCAATTTCTTgccataattaataataaattgcacCATGTTGGTTTGTACCCACACAGGAAGAGGGAATATAATAGCGCAGGACCAAAACCACACTAGACATATTAAAAATCCATGCTGTAAGATTTATGAAATTGATGTTTATGGGTAAATGTCTATCATAAGTAAGAAAACATGCTTTAAATGCATTGAAGGCTGCATGCAAATTACAGAGAAATCAAATCGCTTACCAGACGTCCCAAATTGTAATAACAGTCTGGATACTTTTTCCTGAATCGAATGGCGTTCCAATAGCTCTGTTCAGCCTTGTCAAACTTTTTCAGACTGTTCTGCACAATACCCAAATTCATCCATGCTGCAGCAAAATCAGGCCTAAAACaatcaaagaaacaaaagcAGAATGATTTACAAGGATGAATTAAAGGTTCATAACAACTACACAACTACAAAAATCTTCACTCACTGGATATGAACCGCAGCCAACAGGAGCTCTTCGGCTTCCCTTAACTCGTTTCTTTCCTTTAATATATTGCCAAGATTGTTCATAGCATGAACGTACTTGGGGTGTAATCTGTACCAACAACAAACAGAAAAAGCATATGTGGCAATGAAGAGAACACTAACTTATTTGTTGTCGCATAATAGACATTACACTGCACTGTTGAAAGTGCTGAAAGATTTGAGAGTTTTGCCAAACTGAATATGATGGAATCatgactttttctttctttctttcttttttttacctcACTGCCTCCCTGTAGTAGTTGACAGCAGCAGTCTGGTTGCCTCTGTCAGCAAGGCTTTTGCCAACATTATAATGCACCTGTGCAAGAAAGGAGAAAGTCAGAGAGCTCATCAAGCTAATGAACTCACTGGTGTAAAAAACTGGACTGAATACAAttgagaaaaatattttatttgcttttctcagttatttttgtttagtaaTTTAGCTGATGCTTCAAATCCAAACTGACTCACAGTACACTTATTACAAGTTCAGTTCCTCTTCCTCAAGGTATTTTCTGTGTTGATGGGTAAGCTGAAGTTACCGTAATGGATTTCACCAATGGAGGAGTTAAACTGCAGTATGATGGGGGAGGTGTGCAGTCTCACCTTGGCGTTGAGTGGGCAGACAGAGAGGGCGCTGGTGAAGAGACTCTGTTCAGATCTCCACTGCTGACTGCGCTGTGCAGAGCGAACCACGTTCACACACAGCAGCGTCAACGTGGCCACTCTCAGCAGCCTCTGCGGTCATCCCAGACATGAGACATGAACACAAACTCAACGGAACATTAGTTACAGTGAATTATGGTCTGATGGTGAATATTAGGAGGTGATAAGTGGGAAATTGGTGTAAAACGGGTCACATACCTTGTGTTTCCTCCAGTGGCAGCTACAGTAGCCCACAGCGTAGGCAAGAATGAGGCAGTAGCCTGCTGAGGAGAGGTACAGCACCCGCTCGGCTATCACAAATCCTACCCTGAAGAACAGATTACTTGCTGGCAAGAATGGAATCACCAGCAGGACCAAGCCAAACGTCAGAGTCCTAAAACACAGAGAACATAATATACACTatatactttcttttttttttaagaattgtATGCTTTCATTTATAAAGAACACATGAAATTGAttgaaagtgacagtaaagaccttttcaaatagaaagttcaaaagaacatcatttatttatcaaagaatcctgaaaaaaatgtgtcagtttccacaaaaatattaagcacaaacattttcaacattgataagaagaaatgtttcttgagcaccaaattagaatattagaatgatttctaaaggatcatgtgacactaaaactggagtaatgatgctgaaaattcagctttgacatcacaggaataaattacatttgtgtgatgtattaaatgtattaaaatcatagtattttaaaaattttaatattttacaaccttactgtttttactgtatttttcctCAAATTAAGTCAGCCTTGCTGAGTATAAGAAAACATTAAAGAACATCTTACCGTCCCCAAACCTTTCAACAGTAGTGTGcatattgatataaaataaatatattgatgcaatattgtaacacaaaaaaatgtgattGTATAAATCACAGCCCAAACTTAGTGTATTAAACATAAAAGAAATAGTTGTCATTACTTTTCCATAAAGAGAATTTGTAGTCTTTTTGtttctggggggaaaaaaaccccAGAGCATACAGGATTGGAATTCAGTGACAAGTGAAGAGtaatatgaaatgaaaattctgttattaattaccctcatgtgTTACCAAACCCCTTTCcatcatcttcagaacacaaatgagagatttctgtccctccatagacagctacacagCTACCACtttgacatttcaaaaagttcCTAAAGAgactgtaaaactaatccatatgaattaagcAGTTTAGTCCAAGTTTTCTAAAGAGactcgattgctttatatgataaacagattgaatttaggcttttatttacatataaacattcattaatgcACACATCAGTTATGATAAACGGAAGCTTGATTATGTTTGCCTaacgtgcgagaaccaatgaggttcattctcgtggttaggcatcacatttgagcttctgcaagaaccaatgaggtttgttcttccGCGTCACACAGGTTCTGTTGAGCTTCTGTtcatgttcgctgatcaatgtttatatgtgaataaaagcctaaattcaatctgttcatcatataacgCGTCAAAGTGgaagttgcgtagctgtcaatggagagtACAGAACtggctcagatttcattaaaaatatcttcatttgtgttctgaagatgaacgaaagtcttacgggtttcgaatgacacaagggtgaataaatgatgacggttttcatttttgggtgaaataaccctttaaagtagTATTACAGTATGGcaactgaataaaaataaatgttcaggTAACAACAACAACTAGGCTGTCTTCTTCAAATCATTACTTTTTTTCATGTCTACACAAAGCAAAGCATGTCTTGTTTTGAAACAGTGCTGCTCTTACCTTCTTTTATTGCTGTCCTGTGAGCACAGAGCTTGGCTTACCAAGCCCATCAGACAGCACCACAGCACAAGAGGCCAGACAATCCTCCAATCAGTGGTTGATTTAATCAGAGGCACACAGCCCATTGACCAATCAAAACACAACCACCAGGGACATAGCAGCAGCCAGGCATTCAAGGAGTAGTAGTAATTATAGTTCACAATCTgggaagagagaaagaaaggagAGCAGAAAAGAGGAACATGTGAAAACATGGCATAGTCTGTATAGagtaaaaatgactaaaaatatatattaaaatgtatagtttatttctgttttgaTAAGGGTTGTCACAATACCAACATTTTAGTTGTAAGTACCGATTccaatgttttaaatttatgaTTTTAGATGCAAAttttgataccacagcaaaaacaaatattatttatattattattattttataaataaaatgtatacaaatacattttaaaacaattattataatactaaattattattatgcatattATTTAAAACAACTTCAAAATATAGGGCTTcactatatatatttaaatactgcAAATATGCATATCACAAGGCCTTACAAAAACTGAatgattttaatgtttcaaaagatTACGAAAGTTTTAGGTCAATGCAGACAGCAGAAAATAAGACTGCACACATGCTTAATGTTATTAGGCGCAACAACCAAAGTACTCATGCGCACAGGAAGCTGCCTCTCGGACAGCGCATAATCCCGGTTTCAATTCTCTTCCGCAGCTTCTAAGgccaaattcacacaaaattatgtcaaaatgcccatcttggtgagtattcacatAAAGACAGTCAGTTATGTCCTAAGTGGAGAAAAATTGAGAAAGCACGCGTGTAACAATACAttgctcttaaagtgacagcagcctaataaacctgcttcTGTCTGTGTGCTTAATGTTAATCCAACAACaacagacaaagagaaaatcactcactgcttttgactgaataacttttgtagctttaaaaaGAATCAGTATATATTcaattcatacagtgaagactaagcagttttaatttgattattacatttgattattcaatttctgtccGTTAAATAACATTATCGTATCGCATATCGAATGTCACATTATTTTACAAGTTATCACATTTTAATTCAATATCGTGTAGCCCTATCAAAAGTTCTGTTCAAAAACCCAAACTGAAAGGACTACTTACCCTCAGCACAACATTTTCAGCAAAGGATGCTGGGTTATCCACCTCAGTGAAAGATGGAGGTCCagttcccatgatcctccatcTTGCATACAAAAGAAAGGAACCACCAAGAAAGAGAAGAGCCAACCTCATAAGCAAACCGCTCCGCACTAACCCTCCAATCTGGTTGTAAAAGAGAAAGTATATATCAATCCAAAATTTTTTTGGGTCTAAGGAGTGACTGTGAATAAGACACTTACATCAGCCGATTTTCTCCTGGACAGCAGGCGCTGAGCGAGCTCATAGATGTTCAGATTACAGACCATGAGAATATCATAAGCAGCATTCACTCCCTTTGGACACGGAAGAACAAACAAGGATATTTTATTGATGATCAAGGCTCTGTATTGTAAAAATAGACGAGGGATGATCtaaaatatatatgcatataacaTATGCTGTATTTGATCTGCGACTCTCAAATGTATATATGTTTTCACTCACCAAAACTGTAATGCCTTGCTCCTTGCACAGCATGGCTACAGCACAAAGAAGAATGCTGCCAAATATCCACAACACAGAGAACTTTCTATCACCACCTACAGAGAGAAATTCAGCAGCAACTAAATTAAACAGTATGCTTGGTACAAAGTAAGAGATATATTCAGCAATATTCCAACATGCAGTGTCTGTAAATTAAAGGATTCATTCACCCAAATATGCAAATTCATCCATTATTTATTCACTGTTCCAAAGCATTACAAACATGTATGATTTGCTTTTTATACAATTACAACAAATGAAAACTGaagatttaaaactttaaatagcacataaaagcaccataaaagtatccTTAAAGAGGTACATAACGttcatgaacaaatcattctgatCTCTTCTCAGTGGATCATGTTCACAAAACCAGCCTGTATGATCTCAATGATCTGTTTGAAGAGGTTAACAGCCTACTGAAGGGAAAATTGTCATTgaataatgatttaattttaattcatttctCACACTAATCAAATGTAAGACTTGAGAAGACTTATAATACAGTACACGAGCTGTTTAACTACTTTTGTGAGTAGATCAACCAGAGCAAGAAAGAGCAACCAGTGCATTTTTCGaaattttatgttccacagatccaataaagtttagaatagccaagtaaatgatgaccgaaTTGAAATTTTTGAAAAATTCCGTTTTGAATTTTATTGCACTAAACTTAACATAGTGCCATAATAACTGTAACAGAGCCTAAAGCTTTAGTTTATCAACTGACCTTGAAACGCTCTGCAGTAAACCAGAAAAGAGAGCTGAAAAAAGAGGGCACACAACAAATCTGCTCTGCCAACAATGCCAGCCACCTACAAGACAGAGAGCCAACAAAGAAGATTATTCACAAGATCAACTATTTACTTCAGAGAGCTAAAGGACACTGTCACATCAAGCATCATCCATCATCAAGCAGGTCACGGCTGTGAAATCTACCCCGAGGGCAATTGTTTTAATAGCAGCTACGCATTTTACACCTAAACAAATGAAATCCTGCTTGTACATTAAAGGCAAAAATGGGCAGCATAAAAACATCCTTCGCCATCCTTTCGTCTGCGAAATTGCCTGTATTTCTGGCAGTGCCAAATTAACGGTGGAGGCAGGAGGCAGCACTCATTACAGAACTGCAGTCGGCCCTGGCTGGAGTCCTGGGGCCACCTTCTTTGATACAACCCGTAGGCCCAAGTCAGTGGTCTCTCTGAACCTCACCCCCTCCAGGTCCAGGGCCGGTCTTTCTGAACCTGATTAAAGAGCAGATACCGGAGCATCGCCTGCCTCTACCATGCTCGGACGCATCCGTGGCAGGTCAGAGCGAGCGTTCGGTAACTGTTAATAGCCACGGCTGACTGTAGAGCCCACCTATGTGATGCACACCAGCTGCGTGAAGCTTTCTTCTCCACGGGCCTTGTAATGTATATTTCATGCAACATCAATGAACATTGTGATATGGAGCATTGTAGCCAGTGATTGTTTACCGGGCAGAGACGGCCTGCTGAATCACGTCTTCATACTCTACTTACACTTTCCGTGTGAACTGGATGTGCAGCAAAGAAGAGTGCAGCCAGGAAGGAAGCTTTCGGACAGAGATTGAGTTTCGCCCCTCTTCCATCTTGAACCAGGCCGCCAATTAATATTGCAAACACATCGATCATTAACACAGAAATAACACAGTGGAGAGCAACGTTGAGCATGTGGAAGCCGATCGGATGTAATCCACCAGCCAAGAGGTAGTTGATCCTGGGAAGATAAGTCACAgccaaaataactaaaactaactttGACTTTGTACAGTG is a window of Megalobrama amblycephala isolate DHTTF-2021 linkage group LG6, ASM1881202v1, whole genome shotgun sequence DNA encoding:
- the tmtc4 gene encoding protein O-mannosyl-transferase TMTC4 yields the protein MVLSEPYWDHHIPLPKLGPLHSRLVTAFVALICFINSYDGDFVFDDSEAIINNKDLNPGTPLSNIWKNDFWGSNLSSNSSHKSYRPLTVLTFRINYLLAGGLHPIGFHMLNVALHCVISVLMIDVFAILIGGLVQDGRGAKLNLCPKASFLAALFFAAHPVHTESVAGIVGRADLLCALFFQLSFLVYCRAFQGGDRKFSVLWIFGSILLCAVAMLCKEQGITVLGVNAAYDILMVCNLNIYELAQRLLSRRKSADIGGLVRSGLLMRLALLFLGGSFLLYARWRIMGTGPPSFTEVDNPASFAENVVLRIVNYNYYYSLNAWLLLCPWWLCFDWSMGCVPLIKSTTDWRIVWPLVLWCCLMGLVSQALCSQDSNKRRTLTFGLVLLVIPFLPASNLFFRVGFVIAERVLYLSSAGYCLILAYAVGYCSCHWRKHKRLLRVATLTLLCVNVVRSAQRSQQWRSEQSLFTSALSVCPLNAKVHYNVGKSLADRGNQTAAVNYYREAVRLHPKYVHAMNNLGNILKERNELREAEELLLAAVHIQPDFAAAWMNLGIVQNSLKKFDKAEQSYWNAIRFRKKYPDCYYNLGRLYADLNRSIDALNAWRNATMLKPDHSLAWNNMVILLDNTGNLAQAELIGKEALKILPKDHTIMFSLANVLGKQEKYKESEGFFLNALKINPNVASCHGNLAVLYHRWGKLDLAKRHYELSLRLDPSAPGTKENYNMLKRKLEQRQRTVG